From the genome of Arvicola amphibius chromosome 9, mArvAmp1.2, whole genome shotgun sequence:
AGTGGTGGCATTTTACTGAGGAGACGACCAAGTGGCCTGGTTAAGGTCATGCAGCAGATTTACCTGCTGCTCATCATTTACGACGAGCTACAGTTGGTCCCAGGGACTGTGGACAGGCCCCTGCTAGCTCAGGAGTGGGGTGCAACTCCTGTTTTGATCTTTTTTCACTAGGCCCTCATGTGCAAGTGACAAAGCAGACATGGGAGTGGGACACAGCAGAAGGAGGCACCGAGGGACACAAAGGAGCACAGGGCTCCTTTGCAAACACACCCCTGGAAAGTCTGCCCCACAACTCACAGATACAGCAAAGACGGTGGGGCTGGGGTCTGCAGAACCAAGCCCACCATCAGGGAGTGGGGAGAGTCCTGTGTCTGACCTCGCTCTGCCCTGGGACTCCAGCTACAAAATGGGGACTGAGAGGACCCCTGGGGGCTCCTGGCATGGCTTCTCCCTAGGTCACAGTACAACTGCTGCTGGACCACCACGGAGTGGGGGCAGCCATGCGTTGGAAAACAGAAGATGCCCTCGGCTCCCAAGTGGGAATCCTGTCTCTGTGACTCGCATGAGcagtctgtgcctcagtttccccatctgtctaGTGGGTGCTTTAGTGGGGAGCAACCAGGCCATTCCCATAGAGCGACTGAGCTGGGGTTTAGATCTATGCCTTCGGAGACTTGCCCTGCCACTGTGGCCACCTACCTCCAGGTACTTGATGGGGATCTTGTGCTTGGTGGCGTGTGACTGGGCCAGAGGCTGGATCTCTGCAGCATGCTGTCCCTTCTTTTTCAGGATGCCACCCAGGGCTGTGAGCACGGTGCAGCCATGCTTCTTCAGGTCCTCTGAGCCCTTCATATCATCCTCGGACTTCAGGTTCTTGAACTTTTCAAACTTATCCAGGGTCTCAGGGTGAGCCTTAAACAGCCTAGGGGACGAGGAGGGACGGAGTGAGACGGGGAGAGCCTGAAGGCCACTAGACTCCTGCTGTGTTTCTTCCTGGTTGTGGGCCAATGCACCACGCCTCTCGCTGCTTCAGTATTCCCTATGGATGGAGGTGACATGACCTGACCTAACGGGTCAAACGTGGTAACCCATCGAGTGTCGGGCGCAGTGCATGCGGGATAAATGCCTGCTGTTCTGTTATCATCGGTACCCATCACCCTCGAGGGCAAGGGCAGTGACGTCTCTGCATCCTCACCCCATGTTCTGTGTTACCCGGAGAGTGGGGTGTGCTGGGGCTCAGCACCCGTATGTCAGCTCTATGTGGAGCTCACACCTACCCTTCCGTGTCCTCCACGCTCTTCCTGTTCTATAGACAGGGACGGGACTCTGAAATGGAAGGTCCCCAGCAGGATCTCAGGGCTGGTGTgcagagaagccaggcagccgCTGGATCTGGGTGACTCAGAAGGCTACCCCGGTTTATGACCTCTGGCCAGCTGTGACTGCCATGAGACACCCCCTATCTCAGTGTAGACTTCAGAACCCCCCTCACTCCTTTTCTAAGGATGATGGCAAAGTGACCCACCAAAGGCCATAGCTGCTCCTGCCTGCCACCCTGGGAGCTCTGGCTTCGCCCAGTCAGGGACCCAAGCCCTGCTCTAGGAAGATGGTGAGGGCTGCAAGGACCACTGCCCTTCCCAGATGAGGCCAATCCCTGATCCACTTGGGGGCAAATGAAACACCGTCAAAGGCACTGGCCTGCCCTAGGTCACAAGTGGGTATCAGATCTCAGAACTGGAGCCTGGACAGTAATAGAATTCTCATCCGGTCCCCCTAGAGCCCCACCTGATGTGTTTATCAGGGTGACCTTGGCTACCCAGGCTCGACATTATCCTGATACCGTGTCTATGAGCACGTATGTTCCTCTTTGTGTATCAAGCCATGTGAGAAGCATCTGATCCCCATGGCCCCTGCCCAACGGTCCCATGGGGAGGGTCTCCTATGACCAGGACACCAAGTTGCTTCAGCCAACCCAAGAGCTAGGTCTGGCTACTGAAGAGTTACTTCCCTCCATGATCCCCCGAGTTTGTGGTCTGCTGATGCCCCAGCTCTTCTCTCTTGGTGTCCCATATCCCCATGGAACCAATGGGGCCTGTAGGGGGAGTGCTGGTGCTCCTCCTTGTTCCAGTCCCCCTTCCAGGCCTGCCAGTCTGGTTAGGATCATAGTGAGGGACAGGTGGTGGCTCCTGAGTTTTGAGCAAGAGCACGAGCGCCTCCTGTGGTTTGCACAGAGGACACACCCGTGTAAAACACTACGGGTTTTACCTGCAAATTTACCGAATCCCCACAGTATATCTGAAGCAGAGTCTGCCATTGCATCAGGCCACAGAGGAGGAACTGGGGGGGGTTAGTGCACAACCAGCAGAGGGAGTGTGGGGGCTCTGCCTCTCATTGTATAACCCCTTCAGTGCAGGACAATAAGGGCGCAATGTCCCACAGTGGGGATAGTCCCATGTCACTAGTGGATGGGTGCCTGATGCAGCTGCCGGGGTCAGCCAGTCTATGCCCCTCTTCCTCATCTGCGGTCATGCACCGCACACAGGCCTTCCCACCACTCGAGCACTTCACTGTGTGTCAGTCATCAGCTCCGTTGACCACAGGGGCTTCTGATGTGCCCATTCCAGCTGCATGGACTCAGGAATGCACGCAAATCACTACTTGCTCTGTGACTCCAAGCTGCACCGAGGCGGCCATCACTGCAGCACACCGCTAAGAGAGCCTGATGTTAGCAAGCAACAGCTGTAGAAATGGAGGCACAGGAAGCCTGAGCGTCCTGCAGggctttcccttccccttctgggTGACCACTTGAGCCCTATCATGGTCACACAAAGGCATCCCCATTGTAAACGGTAACATACGAACccgccccctccacacacacatgctctcagaagcacatgcacacagacgcACATGTGTATGGAGAGCCAGGCACACAAGCTGGTTCCGTGACGATTGGCGGGTCTGTCCCCAGCCTTGATTGTGTCCCAGCAGCACCCCGGGAGCCCATCCACAGCCGTGTGTGTCACTGACAGCTTGTCTCTGGCACTTTGTCCAGGGTCTCTGAGCTCCTGACTATTATTATCTAGCGACAATGATCCTTAAGTTCCTGCTGACAGATGGGTAGCCTGACACCCACCGGTGAGCCCAAGGTCACCAGGCTGGATGGGGCCCGAAGAGAGCAAGAACAGGGACTTGAGGCTTTAGGCTTTTAGAGATACTGCATTCTAGTCCTGGCTCCGTCCAGAGTCCTGTGTGATGCCGAAATAGTCACTCATCCTTTCTGGGTCTTGGCTCATTGAATGCAAACCAATATGGTTGTTCAGGTGATTTCTAGAAGGCTTACCCCaatgtcccccctcccccagcactagGCAGAAGAGGACGAGGCTTGCTCACATCGCAGGAGGAGAGGTACAGGCCCCATATAGTCACATCGGTCTCTGAACCCTGAGCTCCACAGGTGGTGTGTCCCTGTAGTGGCCCAGAGCCCATGCCCTTGAATTTCCCTGAGCACACCTGACCTGGCTCCTATGGGAGAGCCCAACGATGGTGTCTCGGGGTTCCTTTCTTCATCCTGTTTCCAGGTGGCCAGGCTCAGAGGACAGGCTGGTCAGGGAAGGGAGGCTGCCTCTCTGTTGGCCTCTATACTGCCGCCCAATCAGAGCCCAGCCTAGGAGCACGTGGGGTGGTAGCTAGGAGGGTCACCAAGAGCATGGACTCCAGCCAAGTAGCCTGGATTTGAATCCTTTCCATATTCTTACTACCTATGTGATCTGGGACAAGATGCCAAACCTCTCGGTTAGATGAAATACATGAGTTCATAAAGATGTTCATAACacggggaggggtggggggctTGTCTGTGAgactccctcctcctctgtgtctccaatttcaccaccactatcaccatcTTAGTCTTTCTTAGAGGCGCCATGGCACTGACATGGGctggttcagactctgtgtgtCGCTTCTGGCATCAAGTGAGACTTTGCTTCCTTAGAAGTCGTTTCCAAACCTTTCTTGGCTCCTAAATCCTTTCCCTAACAACAATGGCAttaggggtggggagatggctcagcaggtaagagcacttgctgttctcccagaggaatgaggttcagttcccatgtgtggtggctcacaaccatctgcagttccagggatgcaacgccctcttctggcctccttgggcattgcatgcatgtaatgcacatccatacatgcaggcaaaatactcaaaccaagtaagtaaatcttaaagaaaaaacataagttttaaatgaGCCAGAAAAGATCCAGACAGGAAGAGCTGAGGTTTCGAGGCAGCCAGCCCCTTCCACCTGGAAGCCGCTCTGCTAGCGGCTGGACCTTGTAGTTCTAGATCTCTGGTTTCCAGCTTAGGCCTGCTAAGGCACTTGGAGAAATGACCTTGCTGAGGTCAGCAGACGAGGCTGGGGTTGGTATCTGGGACAGGGCAGAAGCCCAGTGTCCATGGGACACTTGCTACCCTGAGAGTTGGCATGACTCCCTGGGAGGCCACCTCCTTGCACCCACAACCGGAGAAGGCAGGAATAGCTGGTGTGGCCCCATGACCCAAGTCTGAGACATGTTATGCACTTGGGACTTTTCAGGGTCAGCAGCCCTGGGCATCATGTCCAGGCCCTGGGTCCTGGCAGGCCTCCATTACTCCCCTGGAAAGGGTAGCCTATCTCTCTGATTACACAATACCCCGAGTCTCCTTCAAAGCCCCAAGTCACTGCCCAGGGCCTGGCAGCCTTGGAATCTTGCAAGACTCTCTTCTACCTACCCTGGCCCCCAATAGCCTGCTGTCCACAGCAAAGGAGGGCAGAGACTCTGAGTCCCAGGGCACAAGAGTGGACAGGGGTCTCAGAGAGGGAAAAcaacttgtccaaggtcacatagGAAATCTGTGTCCTAGGAATTGGTGCTAACTTGGGGTAGGGGTTAGTCTAGTCAAACAGGCCTGTAGGCCCAGCACCTAAGCGCGGTGAGGAAGCAGctggaaaagaaagacaagcaaGAAGAACCAGGGGTTCCAGCAGCTGCCCAGCCTCCTTCCAGTATGGCTGCCCAAAGGGCTCTGACCTCAGATGACCTTGCCCCCAAACTGAGGGCTAGCAATAGATAGGAGCCCAGGGAGTATGCAAGACCATTGGGATCAGGAGGAAAACTCACCCTGGATCAAAAGGAGCAAGGAGTTCATTTCCAAACTACAGCTTCAAGGACATTGTCAGGGCTGATAGAAACAGGGCCACCTCCTCCCAGAGCCAAAATATTACTCATGAATATCCCACTGGGCTTCTGAGCCAGCCAAGCCCAGAGCCCAGGGAAGAGCCCCAGCCTCTGGGTGAGGCATGGCAAGTGAGGCCCTACGTACAAGCCTCAGCACCCTTCACTTGCCCAGACTCAGAATCTCGGGTTTTCTGGGCTTATCTAGGAGATCCTTGCAGCAGAAGGCAACCACATGCTGCAAGCTTCCAGTTCACACGAGTGGGCAAGCCCTCCCTTGGCCCTCATTATTCTGGCCGTCTGCCATGATAAGCTTCTTGGTGCTTAAGCTTGTTCCAGCTGCTGACGTCAGCTGGGCTGGATGggtccccttttcttttccccagTCCTGGCCCCATTACTTAGAATCAAGTGAAATCTGAGCTCTTTATTGCAGCCAACTGGTCTACCCTGCCAACTTCCACCTTGTAGCCATACGCTGGTAATCTTTAGGGGACAGGTGGCGGGATGGGGGGTCTCTCCCTCTTACCCGATGAGCACAGCCTGTCCATGGCCGGCAaggtcagcctccaccttcccccaGGCATTCAGCACCAGCTGCCACTCCCCATCACTGAGCCCCATGGCAGCTTCTGAAGAGGACCAAAGGAGTAAGCCGAAAGGAGTGAGCGTGGGCCGGCTGTCAGTGGTGGTTTGAGGCCACCTGGTCCTGGAGGGCTTTTATACCTTCCCGATGTTATTCTGGCCAGGATCACTGGGTACCACATGCTCCTCCTGCCACCCTCCTCAACCCCCCAGGGGTCtaatctctgcctttctctggccCTCACATGGGCAGCTATTTTGAGGCAAGTGCCATTGTGGGGAGCTAGGACAGCTTGGGGCAATAGGGGGTGGGGAGCCGGAACCAGCCAGGCCACTGTCTGGGCTTGCACAAGCCCACAAAAGGGCACTGAAGCCACTGCCAGCAGCTGAAAGTCAACTCTCCCCGTCTGCTGCCCAAGGGGACTTGCCATGTTTCTAAGCTTGGGCACAGGCATCCAGCCGGCCCCCAGAAGTCTCCTCTCACtttctggctgcttttcttttttactacatttgtgtgtgtgtgtgtgtgtgcatgcatgtgtgcatgtgtgccacagcatgtttgtagaggtcagaagacaactttcaggagttggctctTTCCTTTTAGAAAGACCCAAGGATCTGAAGATGGCAAACCATTGTACCCACTAAGCCAACATGAAGCCCTCCGCTTACTTCCTGTCACTCCAAACTGAGCCGGAAGTGGTAAAAAGGAGCCACCGTGGGTCTGCACTTGCTGCTGAACCACAGACAAGTCTCTGAGTCTGGGTCCAGCTCTGGGCCTGCTCCCTGTTCCCTTTGGAAGGTTGTGCTACCATGCTCCACGAAGCCCTCAGCCCCTTGCCTTGCCTTGGGATCTCCTACCACTCAGCTCCCCTTGCTGCGTCACATGGCATTTCCAGCAAGGTGGTAGCTGCCAGTGCTCCCAGATTCTACCAGGCCCAGGCCCCCTTCTCTTTGCCTGGCTCTTGCAATGCCCCAGGAGTCCTCAGGGCAAACACTGACATGGCCCCAGGATGAATAACACAGATGGCATTTGATCTCAGTGAGTCCGAACTCATGCTCCTAAAAGCCTTATTCAGGAGCTACAGAGacgatggttcagtggttaaaggtaCTTGCCGCCACGTCTGAGGATCTGAGTCCCATCCTCaagacccacgtggtggaagacgAGAACAACCTCCTGTAAGCTGTCCTCCGaattctc
Proteins encoded in this window:
- the Mb gene encoding myoglobin — its product is MGLSDGEWQLVLNAWGKVEADLAGHGQAVLIGLFKAHPETLDKFEKFKNLKSEDDMKGSEDLKKHGCTVLTALGGILKKKGQHAAEIQPLAQSHATKHKIPIKYLEFISEVIIDVLKTKHSDFGSDAQGALRKALELFRNDIAAKYKELGFQG